The following is a genomic window from Flavobacterium sp..
GTTCATGTTTTTGGTTAGTTATCTCAGTATGTTTTAAAATGAATACTGAAGATTAAAAAAATAGTATTTTGGTTAATTCTTTTTTTTAACACATAGAAGCATAGTTTTTTATACTTAATTAAAGATTGTAAAAAGAAACTAGTTTCTAAAACATAGATTTGCTATGTGTATTTAAATTAAGTGAAACGCCTTTTTACGATTGCTAAAGCTATGTTTCTATGTGTTTAAATATTTGTTTTTAAAATTTCAAATTCTGAGTTTCTTTTTGAGCAAATTCTTTAATACGTTTTTCGACTTCATAAAAAACAGTTATTGCTCTTTCGCCGGCTTCTGTCAAACGTGCTCCGCCGCCGCCTTTTCCTCCGAGAAGTTTTTCAACTAAAGGAGATTCTGCTCGCTGATTCATTTCTTCGACTAATTGCCAGGCTTGTCGATACGCCATTTTCATTTCTTTTGCCGCATTGGTAATCGAACCCGTTTTTTGAATATTTTCTAAAAGCCAGATTTTACCAATTCCTAAAAAAGCGCCATCGGTTCCTTCAATCCAAACCCGAACTTCAATCGAATATTTTTTGTTGCTGCTCATTTAATTCTTGCTTATTGGTAAAAGTAGTTATTTATGTAAATCAATTCTCTCATTATGTCGAAAGATAAATTAAAAATAATTTTAAACTACGTAATAATAATGCAAACATAAGTATTTATACGTAATAAAAAATAAGTAATTTGTTATTTTATTTGTTTGTCAATGAAATAGCTTTGGAACACGCTTTAATAAATGTAGTTTTGCTCGAGATTATTTATTTTTTAAGTATGAAAAGAAAGTTACAATTTATTTTTTTATTGATTATCAATGTAAGTTTTGCCCAAGATATTGCAATTCCTTATCGAGACGGAAAAAAGTGGGGAATTTGTAATGCAGAATCAAAATTGTTAATAGAACCAAA
Proteins encoded in this region:
- a CDS encoding LysR family transcriptional regulator is translated as MSSNKKYSIEVRVWIEGTDGAFLGIGKIWLLENIQKTGSITNAAKEMKMAYRQAWQLVEEMNQRAESPLVEKLLGGKGGGGARLTEAGERAITVFYEVEKRIKEFAQKETQNLKF